One segment of Aphis gossypii isolate Hap1 unplaced genomic scaffold, ASM2018417v2 Contig01038, whole genome shotgun sequence DNA contains the following:
- the LOC126555729 gene encoding uncharacterized protein LOC126555729, with product MKHEEKQLNEHIAKINNLRSPQINLTPIKDHLSSSNAKRSNVNDDTTMKNEPFYFNPEANISMVTDPAVENMFNFTLTPQPKKGSGLYKDVIPQTQLVYYDDPNELKNYAKEIL from the exons ATGAAACATGAAGAAAAACAGTTAAACGAACATAtagctaaaattaataaccttaGATCTCCTCAAATTAACTTAACACCAATTAAGGATCATTTATCTAGTTCGAACGCTAAACGTAGTAATGTTAATGATGATACGACTATGAAAAAcgaaccattttattttaatccagAAGCAAACATTTCTATGGTTACAGATCCCGCagttgaaaatatgtttaattttactttaacacCGCAGCCTAAGAAAGGTTCAGGtttatataaagatgtaaTACCGCAAAcacaattagtttattatgacGACCCGAATGAACTA aagaattacgcgaaagaaatattatag